In one Shinella zoogloeoides genomic region, the following are encoded:
- a CDS encoding chemotaxis protein CheW, producing MTYAVKNLSHGRELIAFRIGDQEFCVNIMSVREIRGWTPATAMPHAPPYVLGVINLRGAVLPIVDMSLRLGMKPAEPTVRHVIIVAQVGHKVVGLLVDAVSDILTITDENVQPTPDIANEAEKSYARGILAIEGRMICLIELDALFPHTESEAA from the coding sequence ATGACGTACGCGGTCAAGAATCTCTCCCACGGACGCGAACTGATCGCCTTCAGGATCGGCGATCAGGAGTTCTGCGTGAACATCATGTCGGTTCGGGAAATCCGTGGATGGACCCCGGCCACCGCGATGCCGCATGCGCCGCCCTACGTCCTGGGCGTGATCAACCTTCGCGGCGCGGTGCTGCCGATCGTCGACATGTCGCTTCGGCTCGGCATGAAGCCCGCCGAACCGACCGTGCGCCACGTCATTATCGTCGCGCAGGTCGGGCACAAGGTGGTGGGGCTGCTCGTCGATGCCGTCTCCGACATCCTGACGATCACCGACGAGAACGTGCAGCCGACGCCCGATATCGCCAATGAGGCGGAAAAGTCCTACGCCCGCGGCATCCTCGCCATCGAGGGCCGCATGATCTGCCTCATCGAGCTGGATGCCCTGTTCCCGCATACGGAAAGCGAAGCCGCATGA
- the cheR gene encoding protein-glutamate O-methyltransferase CheR: MTYSPAIDTRQSPDECLASGEYPLTRKDLSEIAAMIYADAGIYLNETKASLVYSRLSKHIRQLGLKGFRDYCALVSSPAGASARKEMLSHLTTNFTRFFRENHHFDHMKSDVLPELLARARNGGRVRIWSAACSDGQEPYSIALTVLSLMPNVADYDFRILATDIDPKILAIARAGAYDANALETVNPAMRKQFFREVDAGGRQKWQVDDRVKRLITFNELNLMAQWPFKGPFDVIFCRNVVIYFDEPTQMKIWSRFAGMLGDNGHLYIGHSERVSGEAKNQFDNIGITTYRYTGKHRRGA; the protein is encoded by the coding sequence ATGACCTATTCCCCGGCCATCGACACAAGACAGTCTCCGGACGAGTGCCTGGCGAGCGGCGAATATCCGCTGACCCGCAAGGACCTATCCGAGATTGCGGCCATGATCTATGCGGATGCAGGCATCTACCTCAACGAGACCAAGGCCTCGCTCGTCTATTCGCGCCTGTCCAAGCACATCCGCCAGCTCGGCCTGAAGGGGTTCCGCGACTATTGCGCGCTGGTATCCTCGCCGGCGGGCGCGTCGGCGCGGAAAGAGATGCTGTCGCACCTGACGACGAACTTCACGCGCTTCTTCCGCGAGAACCACCATTTCGACCACATGAAGAGCGACGTCCTGCCGGAGCTTCTCGCCCGCGCCCGCAATGGCGGCCGGGTACGCATCTGGTCGGCCGCCTGTTCGGACGGGCAGGAGCCCTATTCCATTGCGCTCACCGTCCTCTCGCTGATGCCCAACGTCGCCGACTACGACTTCCGCATCCTTGCGACCGACATCGACCCGAAGATCCTCGCCATCGCCAGGGCCGGCGCCTATGACGCCAATGCGCTGGAGACGGTGAACCCGGCCATGCGCAAGCAGTTCTTCCGCGAGGTGGATGCGGGCGGCCGGCAGAAATGGCAGGTCGATGACCGCGTGAAGCGGTTGATCACCTTCAACGAACTTAACCTGATGGCGCAGTGGCCGTTCAAGGGCCCGTTCGACGTCATCTTCTGCCGCAACGTCGTCATCTATTTCGACGAGCCGACGCAGATGAAGATCTGGTCGCGCTTCGCCGGCATGCTCGGCGACAACGGCCATCTCTATATCGGCCATTCCGAGCGCGTCTCGGGCGAGGCGAAGAACCAGTTCGACAATATCGGCATCACCACCTACCGCTATACCGGCAAGCACAGGAGGGGCGCATGA
- the cheB gene encoding protein-glutamate O-methylesterase CheB, translated as MMAPARVLVVDDSPTMRGLITAVLNSDPDVNVIGQAGDAMEARNAIKQLNPDVVTLDIEMPNMNGLEFLDKIMKLRPMPVIMVSTLTHRGAEASLMALEIGAFDCVGKPQPGDARPFGDLAEKVKAAARSQRRFHAEPPPLAPTSANVNPAASYKPGRRVVAIGSSTGGVEALIAVLQKFPVNCPPTVITQHMPPTFTKSFAERLNRLCAPVVQEATDGARLEIGKIYLAPGGDRHLQIANAHAPCCRLVERDPVNGHRPSVDVLFDSVAELAGRNAVGVILTGMGRDGAAGLLKMRHAGARTIGQNEKTCVVYGMPRVAFELGAVEHQFPLSSIGEEILKITAARREGSE; from the coding sequence ATGATGGCACCCGCTCGCGTCCTCGTCGTCGACGATTCGCCGACCATGCGCGGCCTGATCACGGCCGTGCTCAATTCCGATCCTGATGTGAATGTCATCGGCCAGGCCGGCGACGCCATGGAAGCCCGAAACGCGATCAAGCAGCTCAATCCGGATGTCGTGACGCTGGATATCGAGATGCCGAACATGAACGGGCTCGAATTCCTCGACAAGATCATGAAGCTCCGGCCGATGCCGGTCATCATGGTCTCGACGCTCACCCATCGCGGCGCCGAGGCCTCGCTGATGGCGCTGGAAATCGGCGCCTTCGATTGCGTCGGCAAGCCGCAGCCGGGCGATGCCCGCCCCTTCGGCGACCTTGCCGAGAAGGTGAAGGCCGCCGCCCGCTCGCAGCGCCGTTTCCATGCGGAGCCGCCGCCGCTCGCGCCGACCTCGGCAAACGTCAACCCGGCCGCAAGCTACAAGCCCGGCCGCAGGGTCGTGGCCATCGGCTCATCGACAGGCGGTGTCGAAGCGCTGATCGCGGTGCTGCAGAAATTCCCGGTCAATTGCCCGCCGACCGTCATCACGCAGCACATGCCGCCGACCTTCACCAAGAGCTTCGCCGAGCGGCTGAACCGCCTCTGCGCGCCGGTGGTGCAGGAGGCGACGGACGGTGCGCGGCTGGAGATCGGCAAGATCTACCTCGCGCCCGGCGGCGACCGCCATCTCCAGATCGCCAACGCGCATGCGCCGTGCTGCCGGCTGGTGGAGCGCGATCCGGTCAACGGCCACCGCCCCTCGGTGGACGTGCTGTTCGATTCGGTCGCCGAACTCGCCGGCCGCAACGCCGTCGGCGTCATCCTGACCGGCATGGGCCGGGACGGGGCGGCCGGCCTTCTGAAAATGCGCCATGCAGGGGCGCGGACCATCGGTCAGAACGAAAAAACCTGCGTCGTATATGGAATGCCGAGGGTGGCTTTCGAGCTGGGTGCCGTCGAGCACCAGTTTCCGCTCTCCTCGATAGGGGAGGAAATCTTGAAGATCACTGCGGCCCGTAGAGAAGGGAGCGAATAA
- a CDS encoding response regulator produces MSIAEKIKVLIVDDQVTSRLLLGDALQQLGFKQITAAGDGAQGMAIMSQQPHHLVISDFNMPKMDGIEFLQAVRSNPNTKKAAFIILTAQGDRALVQKAAALGANNVLAKPFTIEKMKAAIEAVFGALK; encoded by the coding sequence ATGTCTATCGCTGAAAAAATCAAAGTACTCATCGTCGACGACCAGGTGACGAGCCGCCTGCTGCTGGGCGACGCCCTGCAGCAGCTCGGCTTCAAGCAGATCACCGCGGCCGGCGACGGCGCGCAGGGCATGGCCATCATGTCCCAGCAGCCGCACCACCTCGTCATCTCGGACTTCAACATGCCGAAGATGGACGGCATCGAGTTCCTGCAGGCGGTGCGGTCGAACCCCAACACCAAGAAGGCGGCCTTCATCATCCTGACCGCGCAGGGCGACCGTGCCCTGGTGCAGAAGGCGGCGGCGCTCGGCGCCAACAACGTGCTGGCCAAGCCGTTCACCATCGAGAAGATGAAGGCGGCCATCGAAGCCGTGTTCGGGGCCTTGAAATGA
- the cheD gene encoding chemoreceptor glutamine deamidase CheD — MISEAAPRRVHVIQGEYKVLNDPNVVLTTILGSCVAACMRDPVVGVGGMNHFLLPGSAEALASGGDATRYGVHLMELLINGLLKQGARRDRLEAKIFGGARTIARFSNVGEQNALFARQFLMDEGIKVVGESTGGEHGRKLEYWPSSGRARQYALTGVETQKTVALEQRPAPVARPVESSIEFF; from the coding sequence ATGATATCAGAAGCCGCGCCGCGCCGCGTCCATGTCATCCAGGGCGAATACAAGGTCCTCAACGATCCGAATGTGGTGCTCACCACCATTCTCGGCTCGTGTGTGGCCGCCTGCATGCGCGATCCGGTTGTTGGCGTCGGCGGCATGAATCACTTCCTGCTGCCGGGCTCGGCCGAGGCGCTCGCCTCTGGGGGCGACGCCACGCGCTACGGCGTGCATCTGATGGAACTTCTGATCAACGGCCTCCTGAAGCAGGGCGCCCGGCGCGACCGGCTGGAGGCGAAGATCTTCGGCGGTGCGCGGACGATCGCCCGCTTTTCCAATGTGGGTGAGCAGAACGCCCTGTTCGCCCGTCAGTTCCTGATGGACGAGGGCATCAAGGTCGTCGGCGAGAGCACCGGCGGCGAGCATGGGCGCAAGCTGGAATACTGGCCGTCGAGCGGCCGGGCGAGGCAATATGCGCTGACGGGCGTCGAGACGCAGAAGACGGTGGCGCTGGAGCAGCGGCCGGCACCCGTCGCAAGGCCGGTGGAAAGCTCTATCGAATTCTTCTGA
- the cheT gene encoding chemotaxis protein CheT, with amino-acid sequence MQAEYLSAATAMEEALPDVLMRIVSELHDVAYLMERIEPQLAAIHGEGAGDANERMMVLQGIDLAVQKTRGLAEFIDTITGSIPESWVVDVTTALNLVKLADMQKALSNGLRHGHSQPLGKAAGDFEFF; translated from the coding sequence ATGCAAGCCGAGTATCTGAGTGCAGCGACTGCCATGGAGGAAGCCCTTCCGGATGTCCTGATGCGGATCGTGTCCGAACTGCACGATGTCGCCTACCTTATGGAACGCATCGAGCCGCAGCTCGCCGCCATCCATGGCGAGGGAGCGGGCGACGCCAACGAGCGCATGATGGTGCTGCAGGGCATCGACCTTGCCGTCCAGAAGACGCGGGGGCTTGCCGAGTTCATCGACACGATCACCGGCAGCATTCCCGAAAGCTGGGTGGTCGACGTCACGACGGCGCTCAACCTCGTCAAGCTTGCCGACATGCAGAAGGCGCTGAGCAACGGCCTGCGCCACGGCCATTCCCAGCCGCTCGGCAAGGCGGCCGGCGATTTCGAATTCTTCTGA